The genomic window ATAAAAAGTCAAACTAATGACTTTTCTTGTTGTATTATAAATTAAGCCTTGTATTTAATTCCTAATGCATTTAACATAGGCATTAAGAAGAAATTGAATGGCTTGTTGAAGTGTGGTAAGAAGAATACGTCTGTTAAAGCAATTTCTGGAAGAGTCATTCTTCTTTGAATTGCTAATGCAAACATATAAACAACTTCAACGTGAATGTCTTTTTCTCATGAACCAATTTGAACACCAAGAAGTCTTAATGAATCTCTTTCATAAGTAATCTTCATTGCTACTTTACTGTAGTGACCAACAAATTCACAACGGTCATTATCCATTCAATATTCTTCACCAATATTATCAGCTTTTAATCCGGCAGCAACAGCAGTTTGTTTTGTAAATCCTGTTGAAGCGTAGTGACAGTCAAATACATTAATTGCATTTGTTCCAGCTACACCCGGAAATGGAACGTGAAGTCCAGCTAAATCTAAAGCAGCAACTAATCCAGATTTAACAGCATTTGTTGCCAAAGCAACGTGTGAGTAATCATTTGTTACACAGTTTTTAAGTGCACATGAGTCACCAATTGCATAAATATCTTTATCTGAAATTGAACGTTGAAACTCATCAACCTTAATAGCACCGTTTGGTAATTTTTCAACATCGGCTAAAGCATCAGTTCTAGGTTTAAATCCAATACATAAAATTACTAAATCGGCTTTAAATTGATCTTTGTCTGTAACAACAGATGAAACATTAACTCCATCCTTTGAAGTAAATTCAACAACTTTTTGACCTAGCGCTAATTTAACACCAGATTTTTCCATTCTTTGTTCCATTTCATGTGTGAATTCTTCATCGAAATAATTAGGGATAACTCTTTCTTGTAAGTCAATTAATGTAACATTTTTACCTTTTTGGTGGAATGCTTCAACTAATTCAACTCCAATGTATCCAGCGCCAACAACTACAACATTTTTAACTTTCTTATCATTTGCCTTTTCAACAATTTCTTCTGCATGTTGGTAAAGTTTTGATAATAAAATGTTTTTGTATTCACGTCCTTTGAAAGCTGGTTCGATTGGTCATGTGCCACCAGCAAACACTAATTTATCGTAAGAATCAGTAAATTCTTTACCACTTTTGTTATCTCTTACAACAACAGTTTTCGAAGCTCTATCAATTTTAATAACTTCATGGTTTGTTTTTAAATCTACACCATATTGATTTCTTAAAATTTCTGGTGAAGAGTAAAATAAAGCAGAAGGGTCACTAAAAGCTCCACCTACTCAAATCGCAATTCCACACCCTAAAAATGATGTGTTAGTATTTCTATCATATGCTACAACTTCAGCATTTGGATTTACAGTTTTAAGGGTTCTTAAAAAAGAAGTTCCA from Mycoplasma anserisalpingitidis includes these protein-coding regions:
- a CDS encoding FAD-dependent oxidoreductase, which encodes MKILVVGANHAGTSFLRTLKTVNPNAEVVAYDRNTNTSFLGCGIAIWVGGAFSDPSALFYSSPEILRNQYGVDLKTNHEVIKIDRASKTVVVRDNKSGKEFTDSYDKLVFAGGTWPIEPAFKGREYKNILLSKLYQHAEEIVEKANDKKVKNVVVVGAGYIGVELVEAFHQKGKNVTLIDLQERVIPNYFDEEFTHEMEQRMEKSGVKLALGQKVVEFTSKDGVNVSSVVTDKDQFKADLVILCIGFKPRTDALADVEKLPNGAIKVDEFQRSISDKDIYAIGDSCALKNCVTNDYSHVALATNAVKSGLVAALDLAGLHVPFPGVAGTNAINVFDCHYASTGFTKQTAVAAGLKADNIGEEYWMDNDRCEFVGHYSKVAMKITYERDSLRLLGVQIGSWEKDIHVEVVYMFALAIQRRMTLPEIALTDVFFLPHFNKPFNFFLMPMLNALGIKYKA